The window TGATGCTGTGATTTTTATTGGCCCTCTGAAGCCCCTATTATGGGAAGATAAAATTTTTCAATTTAGTTCTTCTTCTAAATGCCTTGGGGTTAATTACCATTGATAATCAGCTGTGCTGGGCCAAGCATATACAGTCTGTCTCCACATCCTTTAGCTCTAAAGTTTTTTATCTAGAGCGTCTCTGGAAACAGTTTACTATAAAACAGTTATCCCAAGTGTCTATAATGGTCTGGCTGTAGGGGAATCTTGCTCGGATCATTGAAAGACCTAGAACAGATTCATCTTAGAGCTGCAAGATTTATTTATAAATTGCCAAGTGACATGGATGACGAATATGTACTTACATGTATAAATGCCAAGTGGATGCCACTGAgttatttctattgttttcgcaTTCTGACTATCGCTCATAAAGCTTTTTACTATTTAGATTTAGATGAAATAAATGGATTAGTTGTTAAGACTCCTTCCAGTTACACTCTGACGAAATCCTTGAATGTTGATGTCTCTAGACCAAGGACAGAAATAGGACATAGATCTTTTACACATAGAGCAGCAGTCGTTGCTCTGTAATTTGTGATAAAGATCCAAATGTTAGATATTTTTAACAATTTATTTTAGTCAATTTTAGGTATTCTACAAATTCCTATAGTAAGTCCTACCTATTCATGAAATTTTTAGATGATGAATGTTTAGCTAATTTATTGTAgatatttttttgaattgtTCTTAGCAAtatagtaggtccacatcagctgtataGTTGCCAATTTTATTGACCTGCTTTATGAAATAAagtattgattgattgattgaaagtAGGAGTGGTGGGAAGGTATTTTTGGGCACCAGGGACAAATTATCCCATTAATTCCCATGATCGAAATGtttattctcctaactagtaccatggaTTTCTCTGTTGAGTAaccatgagaatttggtgttatatcaagatcgcACGTCTTAAGCTGATAAaattcttcattctcaatacctgtctgactgacatctCATTGAAATTGTGGGGAGACTTTACATACCAATCAATCctaggagtcaaagggttaagacaTATGACAGactaaaagtaaaaaaagtgcTACTACATAGGCCACTGCAGCTAAGATATTGCTGCGAATATATTATGTATACTGAACATTAGAACTTGAGTCATTAATCATCAGTTGTGAAGAGGACGGGAGAACTATGGAAAGGAAGCTTAGCGACAGGCAAAAGGGCAACTGAAATAATCAGAGTCCTAGGCAGTGtttgaacctacgacctccgtaGCACAGGTTGGATGCTCTATCCATTGAGCTACTAAAACTCCTGGGGAGCTGGGTAGCTCTCCCTCCCACCTACAATGCAGGTCATAACTCTTGGGACACTTAGCACTTTTCTGAATaattcccccctccccccttcacAATGTTGAGTTTAGATGAGGTGATAAATCAAGTTAAGTGTAGTGGCCCGCTGAGCTGTCTCAGCATtgtttgggggagagggggccaagttaagaaatgaatgaaactgGTTATTTAACGGAGTTACAATACGGTGATTGATTGAAATGATTGCTTTCTTGGATTTCGTACttttttgacaagtgtcccaagTACTTATCACCTGCATTTTAGCTCAATGGGTAGATCCTCAAACCGGTATTATGGAGGTCATAAATTCGAATCTTAcctaggactctgatttttctgTGGTCCTTTTGCCCGCCGCCAAGCAACTGGTTTTCCACCCGGGAACGGGCACTTTACATGTAAAAACACATAGTTTTGAGGGAAAATCATTCTGAATAATGCTAAGAATGCATTACCATCATTCTACTTAAGTATCATAGGGGGAAGTTCCCCCTTTTGTATGTTCTCaatatacagtacatgtagcatTGGAAATGGTCAATTGACTTTTGTCATCTGTCATGCATGGTGAAGATCACAACCAGAAATGATGCAGATGACAAAGGCCAGGATGCACACCCATGGACTACCTAAGGCCATTCTGTAGCAATAAGCAATATGCGACAGGATTCATGTAAGGGGACACAACTACCCATAATTCAATATCTTGAACAAATTCTGATTAGAGTTGATTTTCTTGCTCAAACCTTTCAAATTCGTGCACTTATTTGCAGGTTATGACAACACTTGTGAATTGTCAGCAGTGTTAGGAATTCTTGCCAACGCGTCATGTTTTAAGGCTGCCATTCAAGCAAATGCCAAGGATGTTCGCTCTAAAGTGAGAAATGAATGGGGCCATTGTAATTTCGATCGTTGGACGGATGTTCACTTTGCGAGCTGCTTTCAAGTAATGGAGACAATGCTTCGTTCTCTGGGACTCACGAAAGCAGATGAAGATAAGCAAGTTGGCAGTCTTCGAGACTGGGAATCCAAAGGTGGGTTATTAGCTTTTCAAAGTGTTTCACTGAACTCCAATGAAGACCAGTGTCCTTTGATCGTCAGAAGCGTTGAAGGTGGGGATTAACTCGCTATCTGTAGATTGCCGGTTATAGGAGATTTGCTTCTTGTCACTCTTTTGGTCTTCTTTGCTCTGCTTTTTAACTGGTGGTCCCTCAGCATCACACCAGTCGAACTTTAGTGAGAGGGAGACTGCAGTAAATGTGGGAGGCCGCGGGATAAAAACTCCCGCCGGACTAgtagggtcttaaaataactgagaaagCAAATAGTCTATTTCTTGCTCAAACCTATTCGCAAAGCGTTGGGCAAAAGAGGAGTAAGGATTGCACAGTTGGTTAGTATATAAACGGCCTTCTGTGCGAGAGGTCCCAAGTTCGATCCCTAGTGACCTCGCATCCTTGCTTCGACTTTGTTCCATTCTGTGTAGTTTCCGCTAACTGTAAATACCCTTCAAACGGAGCACTAATGGAAAGAGCTGGGTAAAATGGGTGCTCCGTCGGctttccgacgttaaataagttGTACCTTTAccaaagtgctgcctttgtcatgacatctgcaaatgattagactctCAAGTATTCTCGGATACAAAAGGTAAACCGTAGGCCCAGTCTCTCAACCTTTCAATGTTCATAGCTCtgtgtgggacgtaaaagaacccacacactattcgcaaagtgTAGGGGcacatggagttcccggtgttgtgttCTATCCTCTGTGGTAAATCGTGGTTGGGAGCCAGAGGGTAAATGCTCAGAGATATTAGCTATGCAAGCGACTCTAAAAAATCCatgggtaaataaagatgtgatgatgatgatgatgatgatgacaatgacaatgctTCAATGGCGATGCAGCTGCGacgtttttaaacattgtttctGCATGTTGTCAACAAGTGAGTAGCCTTGCAGTCTCTTCCCAACCCCTACCCACTTCATCCGATTGTTTCTTGAATATTATAATCAGGGGCGAATCTTGGGAGAGGGTGCAGAGGGTGCACACGCACACAGCAATGCAAAAACAGCACTCAAAGAACTTGGCTTAAATGCATGCATCGCTTAACAGGATTAATACATAAACGTACACACTTGTCgtaaattgcaatttttgtgtAATTGTATTGATAGGGTTAACGCTCTGCATGGGCTGTCCTGTAGACAGAGACCTGATGAACCTCATCACCGTAGAGGTTGCAAGCCTAGAAAAAGAATTGGAGGACCTGAAAGCAACAAGTTTGGATGAACAAAAGAAGCTTAGCGATGCCCTTCAGAGCTTCAAGAATGAAGCTTCTAATTTTTTTATGCGTATAGAAGAAAAACAGCGGGAAATGTCGGCTACAATTGCAGACAATTCTGAAGGCGTAAAGAAAATTGAGAAGCGTCAAGATGATTGTAGCGAAAACATTTCTCTTTTGGAAGAACGTCAGAGTAATCTAGAGGCGACTGTGTCGTCTGTTAAAGACCAACAGGCTTCTCTTACTTCAGAGGTAGGGGCTTTAAAAATTGAACACTCCCGTTTAGATTCTAGGGTCAAGGCACTAGAAGAGGAAATGTTTGATGCAGTTGGGGACACTAAAATTGTTCAAGTACCCAGTCGAAATCTCTGCTTTTGTGGTCGCCGTAATGAGTTAGAAGCCATTGCATCGCAttcaaaaaataccaaaaatggTTGTATTCATTCAATCATTTGTGGACTTGGTGGCATGGGTAAAACCTCTCTCGCCGTAGAGTTTCTTTGTCAGCACGAGAAAGAATATCCAGGTggcattttttggatttcaggGGAAAATAATGACATTTTTCAAAGGTCTCTCAGTGAAGTAGCGCGGCAAATTGGAACTTTCGCTGAAAATGATTTTTCCGTCTCCTTATCAAAAACGCTTCAGTGGCTCGGAAAACGGAAAGAATTGTGGGGATTGGTCGTGGATAATCTTGACGAATTGGAAATGTCACCTGACATGAAAAGGCTGCTCACTGGGCACTGGAAACACTCGGCTCGTGGTCACGTTATCATTACTACAAGAAGGGAAGTGGCTGAGATAAGTGAAGAAACAGGAATTGAAGAGCAATGTTGCATTGAATTAAAGTGTTTGACAGAAGATGAAGGCATTCAGTTCTTAAAAATGCGAAGTGGAAAGGCTGATGATGAAGAGGAGGCACGTAACCTGGTCCGTGAGCTTGGAGGACTTCCCTTGGCTCTTGATCAAGCTGGAGCTTACATTCGATGCCTCAGGCTGCCCATGAAAGAGTATGTGAAGAAATATGGAAAGCAAAAACTgcttcttttaaaaaaacagaaagcccGAAATCTTGTGGAAAACACCTCTCCTGAGAGGCTGGCTGTCCACACAACATGGCTGTTAAATTTCGATCACATAACTTGCATGTCGGAGGAGATGGAGATTGGGAAAGCACCCTCTCTAGTGATGCAGGTTTGTGCGTTCTTTGGTCCAGATGACATTCCTTATGAAGTGATCAACGTGGAAATAAGCAAGGAGGATCATTCTACTTTTGATGGCAGCTCGTGTGATCAAGCCGAAATAGTGTCCCTCCTAACTAAGTTTTCGCTGTTTCAAAGGTATGCAACAAATTCATTCAGCGTTCATCGACTAGTGCAAGAAGTGATTCGTTTTCAACTggagaaagaaacaaaactaaaaGTTATTTCTTGTGCAGTTCGTGTCCTTTACTTTGCGTTAACTCATACACTTTCACCGGCATCAGTGTGCCAGAGTTTCGTCGAAGATGCCGTTTTCAGTGTGGACAATCCGCCATCACTGCATCTATGGGGTAAGCTAGCTTTGCATGCCTCTTACTTACAAGAGCATTTGCGTAGCTTATCCACGAAGCAAAAAGGGTCTTTTCTATGTAGAGATGAAGtcattcgaatttttaacgaaGCAGGGATTTTCTTTGCAGTTTCCCAAGAGAAAGTCAAAGCCCAAGAAATGCAGAAAATGAAACTGGACTTGCTTGTGAACAAAACGTCAGCTCAAGACAAAGACTCTCTTCCAGATTATTTTCTTGATGTCCCATTGAGAGACAGAGATTGCAGGCTTATTTCTCACTGTATGCGGCATCCTCAAGTAGAGCGTGATTCCACGCAGGAGGAAGATGATTCTCAATGGGAAAagaaggcaaaccagttgagAGAAGAAGGGAATTATGCAGTAGGCCAAGGTAAATATAAGGAGGCTTCGGAACTGTATTCAAAAGCTATTGGTTTGTCGGCTGGTGACCATCGACTCTTCTCCAACCGATCTCTGTGCTATTTAAAACTTGGTGAGCCTCACAAAGCTCTTGAAGACTGTGACAAGTGTCTTTCTTTGATGCCCAACTTCAGCAAGGCATTGCAACGTAAGGTTTGGGCTCTTGAAGAATTTGTGAAAAAAGGGTCAACTCAACGGATGGGACAAAAGAAAGCAATGGTGGCATTGGCACTTTACATAGACCCCAGTCTTCGTTCCGACAAAACATTTTGCGGAATGATTGCACTGGAACTAGGGCTTTCAACTCGAGAGGTGATGAATGAAGCTCAGTTGGCTTTCGCTTTGATGACCACCGAAGCTAATGAAACTCTTTTATTGCACGAAGGAGAGTACAATTTAAATCATTTGGTCATCTTTACCAACCTACAGATCGTCGGGTTGGGACGGGGAGCCGTCTTGAGGGTCAAAGAGGTCTTTACAATTTGTAGCAGGACCTACTTTGAGAACATTGTTTTGGAAAAGGGTAATGTTGGTCTTGTTTGCCTTGGAAAGGACGCCGCTGTTCACCTAAACCACTGTGAAGTTTCTGGAGGATACTCCAGTTGTGAGGAGTTTCCAGAATGTGATGGTGGGCAAGGATGCATATCAACGTCTTTAGGAAAACCTGAATGCAATCGCACTGGTAAATTTGGCGACCCAGAATCAATTTCTGGTATTGGAGGCTTCTCCGCTGTGTGTATAGATGGAAGTTCTGGCCTTATTGAATACTGTTCACTTCATGACTGTGGTGGTGGAGGCCTTTTGGTTGTTGCTGAAGGAGCGCAGTCGGAGGTCAGGAAATGTGAAGTCTACAAGAACCACCAAGCGGGTTTAGAAGCTAGAGAAGGGGGAAGACTTGTCGCAATTGAAAACAGGATATACAACTGTGGTTTTCATGGCATTTTAATTGGCCCACATGCTGGAGAATGCGACATAAACAGAAATATGATTTTTGAAAACGCAAGGGAGGGCATTTATGCCATAAACAATGAGAACAACATAGTGATACACAACAACGATATCCATCACAACGGACCCTTTGGTATTTCTCTGGATGGCGACTCTTCTCTGTTGATCTCCGAAAACAGGATATTTGAAAATGGATTTTGGGGTATTCTGGCTAATACAAGGACATCCGCAGTCATAAGAAGAAATTTAATCTCTGGCAACAAATGTGGTGGTATCTTTATAGGTGCAAATTTTTCAGGTCGCATGCAACTGGAATCGAACACCGTTCGAGACCACAGTGGCCCGTGGCTGCTGTATCCGGAGATGAGTGACAGCATTTCCTGCAAAGGTTTAACACCAGAGGTTACCAAGGGTATTGGTTTTCAACTTCCACCAGGCGAAAGGCAGGTTTATTCTTATCCTCCCATTTTGAAGCAA of the Montipora foliosa isolate CH-2021 chromosome 14, ASM3666993v2, whole genome shotgun sequence genome contains:
- the LOC137985647 gene encoding uncharacterized protein — protein: MATGHSKRLIVTMPTRLPGPPVVPIVLAAPSSAVVSSFDLGDNQKRWVVIGICLNRLLLPVLRDFVAQEIPKHYTALNRSHGLSTQVYGSHLKQDGAFQLNYGSINSNWGRFKKKLAKYDCKVSSAEELGKLYLEPHMAKFTGYDNTCELSAVLGILANASCFKAAIQANAKDVRSKVRNEWGHCNFDRWTDVHFASCFQVMETMLRSLGLTKADEDKQVGSLRDWESKGLTLCMGCPVDRDLMNLITVEVASLEKELEDLKATSLDEQKKLSDALQSFKNEASNFFMRIEEKQREMSATIADNSEGVKKIEKRQDDCSENISLLEERQSNLEATVSSVKDQQASLTSEVGALKIEHSRLDSRVKALEEEMFDAVGDTKIVQVPSRNLCFCGRRNELEAIASHSKNTKNGCIHSIICGLGGMGKTSLAVEFLCQHEKEYPGGIFWISGENNDIFQRSLSEVARQIGTFAENDFSVSLSKTLQWLGKRKELWGLVVDNLDELEMSPDMKRLLTGHWKHSARGHVIITTRREVAEISEETGIEEQCCIELKCLTEDEGIQFLKMRSGKADDEEEARNLVRELGGLPLALDQAGAYIRCLRLPMKEYVKKYGKQKLLLLKKQKARNLVENTSPERLAVHTTWLLNFDHITCMSEEMEIGKAPSLVMQVCAFFGPDDIPYEVINVEISKEDHSTFDGSSCDQAEIVSLLTKFSLFQRYATNSFSVHRLVQEVIRFQLEKETKLKVISCAVRVLYFALTHTLSPASVCQSFVEDAVFSVDNPPSLHLWGKLALHASYLQEHLRSLSTKQKGSFLCRDEVIRIFNEAGIFFAVSQEKVKAQEMQKMKLDLLVNKTSAQDKDSLPDYFLDVPLRDRDCRLISHCMRHPQVERDSTQEEDDSQWEKKANQLREEGNYAVGQGKYKEASELYSKAIGLSAGDHRLFSNRSLCYLKLGEPHKALEDCDKCLSLMPNFSKALQRKVWALEEFVKKGSTQRMGQKKAMVALALYIDPSLRSDKTFCGMIALELGLSTREVMNEAQLAFALMTTEANETLLLHEGEYNLNHLVIFTNLQIVGLGRGAVLRVKEVFTICSRTYFENIVLEKGNVGLVCLGKDAAVHLNHCEVSGGYSSCEEFPECDGGQGCISTSLGKPECNRTGKFGDPESISGIGGFSAVCIDGSSGLIEYCSLHDCGGGGLLVVAEGAQSEVRKCEVYKNHQAGLEAREGGRLVAIENRIYNCGFHGILIGPHAGECDINRNMIFENAREGIYAINNENNIVIHNNDIHHNGPFGISLDGDSSLLISENRIFENGFWGILANTRTSAVIRRNLISGNKCGGIFIGANFSGRMQLESNTVRDHSGPWLLYPEMSDSISCKGLTPEVTKGIGFQLPPGERQVYSYPPILKQNKEFGNEEGMYHPREVVGRIYSGCTFCRRSKDEVQRLLKCMNCHIASYCSKECQRKHWFTHKTLCNALKSRFSITVKTFPFVGNVRTFGDHLKGIGTGPKPKRNSRKEFIVKIQTRPVNSHPLQMLSVYDKSVTVDCQIQSPEVFSIIQECGVLGALHKFTSKKAFFWAMFVERGEKLTIFLDQLAPYQEW